In Streptomyces sp. SN-593, a single genomic region encodes these proteins:
- a CDS encoding FtsX-like permease family protein — MTGFVLLRVRAHRLLLAAALLTVLLTTCVLATFTAFTGAIGDAALRRTLQHQAAGQATVEVQSDLNGTTAAAVDKAVRGHLSDAFAGLPTSVHGSTRSGPYGLPRSPRTPAPTSDDEPDLTLLATFDRAQVRLVEGRWPAAAGRSASRVQVAVPQVAAQDLGASPGDVLTLADRLGGAPLTIQISGVFQPRDPASPYWHLDPLGGRGAHTVAFTTYGPMLADPGTFDSGRVTAAAMSWQATGDFRHAGARSMDRLENGVRQTLYALHDDQATSTTTASSGLPDLLDALRRSMLVTRSTLLIGALQLVILAGFALLLVAGLLAEERAGETALLRARGGSRARVARLAGGEALLLAVPAAVVAPLLAGPVTRGLAGTGAMARTGVSLGSGSTGPAWLVALAAALACACAVIVPALRTGGPGAVGTARARLRSLPGGVQAGADIGLLIVAGIAYWQLDRRASGSGALSTNAGGGLGVDPILVAAPALCLLAGTMLVLRLLPLVAKLGERRAARGRALPLALAGWQLARRPRRGAGAALLLVLAIAMGVFSIGQSASWDRSQRDQAQYAVGADLRVTGMTTPPFGQPGIFAHQAGIAAAAPAGSAGLLLDQNRTATVLAIDSARAGKAMRFRSDLTGGRSAAEVLAPLREGVRAGGGFALPADARKAGFEAVLRPGAGGSGESGGSGGSGGSGESGGPGGPGGSGGSGGSGSGGTGGSADPGGAAGTPGAVDHVGLDIVDADGVPYSVPIGDVPADGRPHPLVLDIASLAGAADGAPAGPLLVTGLSVGFDVPDQDGAYTLAVSDARVTDAAGTVRTLAVPTQQWSSAPAFDDPSLAQLPRTRDPQSEVPRVGGGATLALRYDTGAVQVTRGASDAAPTATVQVRANTPEPPAVSGVATDAFLASQHAKVGGSVTVQLGGVQVPVRVAGSVRAIPGLGDGRTAGTGAAGSDGSAAGSGSDGSDASDSSSPGSDADGGAGSDADQDVGGVIVDLRAVNQYLRSHDGQAVEPTEWWIAARPGATARTAAALRARTDVDTVLVADETAADLRSDPLGAGPQSALPAAVVAAVVLAALGFAVSSAGAVRERTAEFAVLRALGAPRRQLARVIAAEQGLLVLVSLVVGAALGALLTRLVTPLIVLTPQATTPVPPLVVRLPAGRLLELLAEVVVVPVLVVLATAVRRGDPATALRRQGED, encoded by the coding sequence GTGACCGGATTCGTCCTGCTACGTGTCCGGGCGCATCGGCTCCTGCTCGCCGCCGCCCTCCTCACGGTGCTGCTGACCACGTGCGTGCTCGCCACGTTCACCGCCTTCACCGGGGCGATAGGCGACGCGGCCCTGCGCCGCACCCTCCAGCACCAGGCCGCCGGCCAGGCCACCGTCGAGGTGCAGAGCGACCTGAACGGCACCACCGCGGCGGCCGTCGACAAGGCCGTGCGCGGCCACCTGAGCGACGCCTTCGCCGGGCTGCCCACCAGCGTCCACGGCAGCACCCGCTCCGGCCCGTACGGCCTGCCCAGGAGCCCGCGGACCCCGGCCCCGACCTCGGACGACGAGCCCGACCTGACCCTGCTGGCCACCTTCGACCGCGCCCAGGTCCGGCTGGTGGAGGGGAGGTGGCCGGCCGCGGCCGGGCGGAGCGCCTCGCGGGTGCAGGTCGCCGTCCCGCAGGTGGCCGCGCAGGACCTCGGCGCCTCACCCGGCGACGTCCTCACCCTCGCCGACCGGCTCGGCGGCGCCCCGCTGACCATCCAGATCAGCGGCGTGTTCCAGCCACGCGACCCGGCCTCCCCGTACTGGCACCTCGACCCGCTGGGCGGGCGCGGCGCGCACACCGTCGCGTTCACCACGTACGGGCCGATGCTCGCCGACCCGGGCACCTTCGACTCCGGCCGGGTCACCGCGGCCGCGATGTCCTGGCAGGCCACCGGCGACTTCCGGCACGCCGGCGCGCGGTCCATGGACCGGCTGGAGAACGGCGTCCGGCAGACGCTCTACGCGCTCCACGACGACCAGGCCACCTCCACCACCACCGCGAGCAGCGGCCTGCCCGACCTGCTCGACGCGCTGCGCCGCAGCATGCTCGTCACCCGCTCGACGCTGCTGATCGGCGCGCTGCAACTGGTGATCCTGGCCGGCTTCGCGCTGCTGCTGGTGGCCGGGCTGCTCGCCGAGGAGCGGGCCGGGGAGACCGCGCTGCTGCGCGCCCGCGGCGGGTCGCGGGCCCGGGTCGCCCGGCTGGCCGGCGGGGAGGCGCTGCTGCTCGCGGTGCCCGCGGCCGTGGTCGCCCCGCTCCTGGCCGGGCCGGTCACGCGGGGGCTGGCCGGCACCGGCGCCATGGCCCGCACCGGCGTCAGCCTCGGCTCCGGCAGCACGGGCCCGGCCTGGCTGGTCGCGCTGGCCGCCGCGCTCGCCTGCGCCTGCGCGGTGATCGTGCCGGCGCTGCGCACCGGAGGCCCCGGCGCCGTAGGGACCGCGCGCGCCCGGCTCCGCTCGCTGCCGGGCGGAGTGCAGGCCGGCGCGGACATCGGGCTGCTGATCGTCGCGGGCATCGCCTACTGGCAGTTGGACCGGCGCGCGTCGGGCAGCGGCGCGCTGAGCACGAACGCGGGCGGCGGCCTCGGGGTGGACCCGATCCTCGTGGCGGCACCCGCGCTGTGCCTGCTGGCCGGCACGATGCTGGTGCTGCGGCTGCTGCCGCTGGTGGCGAAGCTCGGCGAACGGCGGGCAGCGCGCGGCCGCGCGCTGCCGCTGGCGCTCGCCGGCTGGCAGCTCGCGCGGCGGCCCCGGCGCGGCGCGGGAGCCGCGCTGCTGCTGGTGCTGGCGATCGCGATGGGGGTCTTTTCGATCGGGCAGAGCGCGAGCTGGGACCGCTCGCAGCGCGACCAGGCGCAGTACGCCGTCGGCGCCGACCTGCGCGTCACCGGCATGACGACCCCGCCGTTCGGGCAGCCCGGGATCTTCGCGCACCAGGCGGGCATCGCCGCCGCGGCCCCCGCCGGCAGCGCCGGCCTCCTCCTCGACCAGAACCGGACGGCGACCGTGCTGGCCATCGACTCCGCGCGGGCCGGGAAGGCGATGCGGTTCCGTTCCGACCTCACCGGGGGGCGGTCGGCGGCCGAGGTGCTGGCACCGCTGCGCGAGGGGGTCCGGGCCGGCGGCGGTTTCGCGCTGCCGGCGGACGCGCGGAAGGCGGGGTTCGAGGCTGTGCTGAGGCCGGGCGCGGGCGGGTCCGGGGAGTCAGGCGGGTCCGGCGGGTCCGGCGGGTCCGGGGAGTCGGGCGGGCCGGGCGGGCCGGGCGGATCGGGCGGATCGGGCGGATCGGGTTCAGGGGGGACCGGGGGTTCGGCCGATCCGGGCGGTGCGGCCGGCACCCCGGGCGCCGTGGACCACGTCGGCCTCGACATCGTGGACGCCGACGGCGTGCCGTACTCCGTCCCGATCGGCGACGTACCCGCCGACGGCCGGCCGCACCCGCTGGTCCTCGACATCGCCTCGCTGGCCGGCGCGGCGGACGGCGCGCCCGCCGGTCCGCTGCTGGTCACCGGCCTGAGCGTCGGCTTCGACGTCCCGGACCAGGACGGGGCCTACACGCTGGCGGTCTCGGACGCGCGGGTCACCGATGCCGCGGGCACCGTCCGCACGCTGGCGGTGCCCACCCAGCAGTGGTCGTCCGCGCCCGCCTTCGACGACCCCTCGCTCGCCCAGTTGCCGCGCACGCGCGACCCGCAGTCCGAGGTCCCGCGCGTCGGCGGGGGCGCGACGCTGGCGCTGCGCTACGACACCGGCGCCGTCCAGGTCACCAGGGGCGCCTCCGACGCGGCGCCGACCGCGACGGTGCAGGTCCGCGCGAACACCCCCGAGCCGCCCGCCGTCTCCGGTGTCGCCACCGACGCCTTCCTCGCCTCGCAGCACGCGAAGGTCGGCGGCAGCGTCACCGTCCAACTGGGCGGTGTCCAGGTGCCGGTGCGCGTCGCGGGTTCGGTCCGCGCGATCCCCGGGCTCGGCGACGGCCGGACGGCCGGCACGGGTGCGGCCGGGTCCGACGGCTCGGCCGCGGGCTCCGGGTCCGACGGCTCCGACGCGTCCGACAGTTCGTCGCCCGGGTCGGACGCGGACGGCGGGGCGGGGTCGGACGCCGACCAGGACGTCGGCGGCGTGATCGTCGACCTGCGCGCGGTCAACCAGTACCTCCGGTCCCACGACGGCCAGGCCGTGGAGCCCACCGAGTGGTGGATCGCCGCCCGCCCGGGCGCGACCGCGCGGACCGCCGCGGCGCTGCGCGCCCGTACGGACGTCGACACCGTCCTGGTCGCCGACGAGACCGCCGCCGACCTGCGGTCCGACCCGCTGGGCGCCGGCCCGCAGTCGGCGCTGCCGGCCGCGGTCGTGGCCGCGGTGGTGCTGGCCGCGCTCGGCTTCGCGGTCTCCTCGGCGGGCGCGGTGCGCGAGCGCACCGCGGAGTTCGCGGTCCTGCGGGCGCTGGGCGCGCCCCGGCGCCAGCTCGCCCGGGTGATCGCGGCCGAGCAGGGGCTGCTGGTCCTGGTGTCGCTGGTCGTCGGCGCGGCGCTCGGCGCGCTGCTGACCCGGCTCGTGACGCCGCTGATCGTGCTGACCCCGCAGGCCACCACCCCCGTACCGCCCCTGGTCGTCCGACTGCCGGCCGGCCGCCTGCTCGAACTGCTCGCGGAGGTCGTGGTGGTGCCGGTCCTGGTGGTCCTGGCGACGGCGGTACGCCGGGGCGACCCGGCGACGGCGCTGCGGCGGCAGGGGGAGGACTGA
- a CDS encoding FtsX-like permease family protein: MAGAPGAPGTAGAGGPRAAADPAGTAPAQAPADTAAPGDVRLAWVRVRLRSARGATLAAFVLVLVTAFLAAALPRAVDRYEDGALRHAVRAGQYQDRGIALTESYEAQQGLGGTDPLRPAGIDAVQTAARSLLARSVPLAPGASVQGARTTKESEVTDPGLPLTSSHPPTADLVAQAGVAAHARLVSGRMPRAPGAAPGGSAPAAVEAVVTVRTAQVLHLAVGRTLHPRGLSPTPMTVRVTGIVAPRDPGAAYWNEDDDLLGPVVNSQPAGIGEQPKTYWHFTLLTDPGAAPALPQLGAGISLYWYEPLDVGRLTAHGVPALRATLASLSGGPLAARLQDAVGSQVDVGDGLGTTLTNFVQERDATDPLVLIAAVGVGTTALAVLLMAGGLAAERRRTEVALLRARGGSLRGVAGRLAAETAAAAVPGGAAGTLLALLLLPTGRWLLPVLLAALATAVVVLALPLRAAFAVRRPRPGGREDVATARPTRRRLVVELTVVVLTVGAVVALRQRGGGGAGGTGGSGGGSGPGTDPYLAAAPVLVAIAAALVLLRLYPLPLRLLARPAARLRGAVAPLGLARAGRSSAGGQLPLLAVLVALTVTSFGGSVLAGIGQGRDRAATATVGADARLDAVTSTLSPRLPAAVRKVPGVGLTTTARVEQNSADATFSESYAVVLVDPSSYDRVTRAAGLPSFPAGALSGHRGTAGDEVLPAVLSPGLARQVGRETVSLDTDLGSTGIRTAAVLPTTPAAPGSEFVIVSAASVAALAPAAGSAAAQVVPTTMLAMAAPGRRIDAKALREVAATDTSSVSVLLRSQERAALKDSPLQHGARRLYLAAVAAGAGYSALALLLSLLQAAPGRATLLARLRTMGMTRGQARRLVLLEMLPQVLLGAVGGVLVGLAVVPLLGPGVDLRALTFGTAPGDFAAVDFGLGLRANPWALALPSAGLLVLACAVLLTQAWLSGRRRESTELRAGDRV, encoded by the coding sequence ATGGCTGGTGCCCCAGGTGCCCCAGGCACGGCTGGCGCGGGCGGACCGCGGGCTGCGGCGGACCCGGCCGGCACGGCGCCCGCGCAGGCTCCGGCGGACACCGCCGCCCCCGGGGACGTGCGGCTCGCCTGGGTCCGGGTGCGGCTGCGCTCCGCCCGCGGCGCGACCCTGGCCGCCTTCGTGCTCGTGCTCGTCACCGCCTTCCTCGCGGCGGCGCTGCCGCGGGCCGTGGACCGCTACGAGGACGGGGCGCTGCGGCACGCGGTGCGGGCCGGCCAGTACCAGGACCGCGGGATCGCCCTGACCGAGAGCTACGAGGCACAGCAGGGCCTCGGCGGAACCGACCCGCTCCGGCCGGCGGGCATCGACGCCGTCCAGACCGCGGCCCGCTCGCTGCTGGCGCGCTCCGTTCCGCTCGCCCCGGGCGCCTCCGTCCAGGGGGCCCGTACCACCAAGGAGTCCGAGGTCACCGACCCCGGACTGCCGCTCACCTCCTCGCATCCGCCGACCGCCGACCTCGTCGCGCAGGCGGGCGTCGCGGCGCACGCCCGGCTGGTGTCCGGCCGGATGCCGCGCGCGCCGGGCGCCGCGCCCGGCGGATCGGCCCCGGCCGCCGTCGAGGCGGTCGTGACGGTGCGAACGGCCCAGGTGCTCCACCTCGCGGTCGGCCGTACCCTCCACCCGCGCGGGCTGAGCCCGACCCCGATGACCGTGCGCGTCACCGGCATCGTCGCCCCGCGCGACCCCGGGGCCGCGTACTGGAACGAGGACGACGACCTGCTCGGCCCGGTGGTGAACTCGCAGCCGGCCGGTATCGGCGAACAGCCCAAGACGTACTGGCACTTCACGCTGCTGACCGACCCCGGCGCCGCCCCCGCGCTGCCGCAGCTCGGCGCGGGCATCTCCCTCTACTGGTACGAACCGCTGGACGTCGGCCGGCTGACCGCGCACGGCGTCCCCGCGCTGCGCGCCACCCTGGCGTCGCTGTCCGGCGGCCCGCTGGCGGCCCGGTTGCAGGACGCGGTCGGCAGCCAGGTGGACGTGGGCGACGGCCTCGGCACCACCCTCACGAACTTCGTCCAGGAACGCGACGCCACCGACCCGCTGGTGCTGATCGCCGCGGTGGGCGTCGGCACCACCGCGCTGGCCGTACTGCTGATGGCCGGCGGCCTCGCCGCCGAGCGGCGGCGCACCGAGGTCGCCCTGCTGCGGGCCCGGGGCGGATCGCTGCGCGGAGTCGCCGGGCGGCTCGCCGCGGAGACCGCGGCGGCGGCCGTGCCCGGCGGCGCGGCCGGCACGCTGCTCGCGCTCCTGCTGCTGCCCACCGGCCGCTGGCTGCTGCCGGTGCTGCTGGCCGCACTGGCCACCGCGGTCGTGGTGCTCGCGCTGCCGCTGCGGGCCGCCTTCGCGGTGCGCAGGCCCCGCCCGGGCGGGCGGGAGGACGTGGCCACGGCCCGGCCGACGCGGCGTCGGCTCGTGGTCGAACTGACCGTCGTGGTGCTGACGGTGGGCGCGGTGGTGGCGCTGCGGCAGCGCGGCGGCGGGGGGGCCGGCGGCACCGGCGGCTCCGGGGGCGGCAGCGGTCCGGGCACCGACCCGTACCTGGCCGCCGCTCCGGTGCTGGTGGCGATCGCCGCCGCGCTGGTCCTGCTGCGCCTGTACCCGCTGCCGCTGCGCCTGCTGGCCCGCCCCGCGGCCCGGCTGCGCGGCGCGGTCGCCCCTCTCGGGCTGGCCCGCGCGGGCCGCTCCTCCGCGGGTGGCCAGTTGCCGCTGCTGGCGGTGCTGGTGGCGCTGACCGTGACGTCCTTCGGCGGCTCGGTGCTGGCCGGGATCGGGCAGGGCAGGGACCGGGCGGCCACCGCCACGGTCGGCGCCGACGCCCGGCTCGACGCGGTCACCTCCACGCTGTCGCCGCGGCTGCCCGCCGCCGTGCGGAAGGTGCCCGGGGTCGGGCTGACCACCACGGCGCGGGTGGAGCAGAACTCCGCCGACGCGACCTTCAGCGAGTCGTACGCGGTGGTGCTGGTCGACCCGTCCTCGTACGACAGGGTGACCCGCGCGGCCGGGCTGCCGTCCTTCCCGGCGGGCGCGCTGTCCGGGCACCGGGGGACGGCGGGCGACGAGGTGCTGCCCGCGGTGCTCTCGCCCGGCCTGGCCCGGCAGGTCGGCCGGGAGACGGTCTCGCTCGACACCGACCTCGGCAGCACCGGCATCCGCACCGCGGCCGTGCTGCCGACCACCCCGGCCGCGCCCGGGAGCGAGTTCGTGATCGTGTCGGCGGCCTCGGTCGCCGCGCTGGCCCCGGCCGCCGGTTCGGCCGCGGCGCAGGTGGTCCCCACGACGATGCTGGCGATGGCGGCGCCCGGCCGGCGGATCGACGCGAAGGCGCTGCGCGAGGTGGCGGCGACGGACACCTCGTCGGTGTCGGTCCTGCTGCGCAGCCAGGAACGGGCGGCACTGAAGGACAGTCCGCTCCAGCACGGCGCCCGGCGGCTGTACCTCGCGGCGGTCGCGGCGGGTGCGGGCTACAGCGCGCTGGCACTGCTGCTGTCGCTCCTCCAGGCGGCGCCGGGTCGGGCCACGCTGCTGGCGAGGCTGCGGACGATGGGCATGACGCGGGGGCAGGCACGGCGGCTGGTGCTGCTGGAGATGCTGCCGCAGGTGCTGCTGGGCGCGGTCGGCGGCGTGCTGGTGGGGCTGGCGGTGGTCCCGCTGCTCGGGCCGGGCGTGGACCTGCGGGCGCTGACGTTCGGCACGGCGCCGGGCGACTTCGCCGCGGTCGACTTCGGACTGGGACTGCGGGCGAACCCCTGGGCCCTGGCCCTGCCGTCGGCGGGGTTGCTGGTACTGGCCTGTGCGGTGCTGCTGACGCAGGCGTGGCTGTCCGGGCGGCGGCGGGAAAGCACGGAACTGAGAGCGGGGGACCGGGTATGA